In a genomic window of Amycolatopsis japonica:
- a CDS encoding YncE family protein has protein sequence MGRLSAVSRIAIPLAGVLVLSSCSTDDTPNDSLQIVQNPVAATAAVSPAVTVKPAGSVFAVPGVRALVTDEASKSLVVAVSEPPSLRIYDLAALDAPKTTVALPGPAERLTVSGSQVLASVPSKSLLAKVSLPGGALETVPVAGQPSAGLADGDATLVSVRDRKAVEVLSKNAGPRTITGQIYSADDVLNTGDGVVVLDKLRTALFAVDLAEGKIGEGLRAGDGAANAVTDDLGRVFVTDARAGALLAFSTTPLLLRQRYPVPGGAYGIAYDRTRGLAWVTLTERNEVVGFDVRGGEPIEKHRFPTVRQPDSVTVDEQGGRVVVGSAIGEGIQVITP, from the coding sequence GTGGGTCGGCTGTCCGCCGTTTCCCGGATCGCGATCCCGCTCGCCGGTGTCCTGGTGCTCTCGTCCTGCAGTACGGACGACACGCCGAACGACTCCTTGCAGATCGTGCAGAACCCCGTCGCGGCGACGGCGGCGGTCTCCCCCGCCGTGACCGTCAAACCCGCCGGTTCGGTGTTCGCGGTGCCGGGGGTGCGGGCCCTGGTGACCGACGAGGCGAGCAAGTCGCTGGTCGTCGCCGTTTCGGAGCCGCCGTCGCTGCGTATCTACGATCTCGCCGCCTTGGACGCCCCGAAGACGACAGTGGCCCTGCCCGGTCCTGCCGAGCGCCTGACGGTCTCGGGCTCCCAAGTGCTCGCCAGCGTTCCCAGCAAGAGTCTCCTGGCGAAGGTCTCCCTGCCCGGTGGCGCGCTGGAGACGGTCCCGGTCGCGGGGCAGCCGTCGGCCGGCCTCGCCGACGGCGACGCGACGCTGGTGTCCGTCCGGGACCGCAAGGCCGTCGAGGTGCTGTCGAAGAACGCGGGACCGAGGACCATCACCGGCCAGATCTACAGCGCCGACGACGTGCTGAACACCGGTGACGGCGTGGTCGTGCTCGACAAGCTCCGCACCGCCCTGTTCGCCGTCGACCTCGCCGAGGGCAAGATCGGCGAGGGCCTGCGCGCAGGCGACGGCGCGGCCAACGCCGTCACCGACGATCTCGGCCGCGTCTTCGTCACCGACGCGCGCGCGGGCGCACTGCTGGCGTTCTCCACGACGCCGCTGCTGTTGCGCCAGCGCTACCCCGTTCCCGGCGGGGCGTACGGCATCGCCTACGACCGCACGCGCGGCCTCGCCTGGGTCACGCTCACCGAACGCAACGAGGTCGTCGGTTTCGACGTCCGCGGTGGAGAGCCGATCGAGAAGCACCGGTTCCCCACCGTGCGGCAGCCAGATTCGGTCACCGTCGACGAGCAGGGCGGCCGTGTGGTCGTCGGCTCGGCCATCGGAGAAGGGATCCAGGTGATCACGCCATGA
- a CDS encoding M3 family metallopeptidase: MISQDNPFAAPSELPYALPPFDRIADEHFLPAFEAGLAEHAAEIEEIANSAEPPTFENTIVALEKSGRLLSRVSSVFFNLAGSNANDEIQRVQAEMAPRLAAHADAINLNPALFARINSLFERKDELGLDTESLRLLERHHTDVRRAGAGLPEADQKRLRELNEQLSTLSTRFQQNLLKDTNELAVVVDDVAELAGLGEDEIATAAETAGEEGKYVLKLTLPTAQAALASLEDRALRERIFTASVSRGNRGNESDNNGVVAELVRLRAERAAVLGFPDHASYVIEDETAKTAQAAVGLLERLAPVAVANAKAEAEELQRYLEADIPGAVLRPWDWAFYAERVRKDRFEVDTAALRPYFELNRVLTDGVFFAASKLYGLSFTEREDLPKYHPEVRIFEVFDADGSELGLFLLDYYARDSKRGGAWMNNFVDQTKLLGTKTVVVNVLNVAKPPAGEPTLLTFDEVVTAFHEFGHALHSLLSDVEYPMFSGTNVPRDFVEYPSQVNEMWMLWPEVLANYAKHHVTGEPLPQEQIDKLLASQQYGEGFSTTEYLAASLLDQAWHALGTEDNVDDVQRFEAEALTKAGVALEAVPPRYRTTYFAHIFSGGYSAGYYSYIWSEVLDADTVQWFRENGGLSRENGDHFRRELLGRGGSVDPMAAFRAFRGRDPEIEPLLKRRGLAGA, from the coding sequence ATGATTTCGCAGGACAACCCGTTCGCCGCGCCGAGTGAGCTGCCCTACGCCCTTCCGCCGTTCGACCGGATCGCCGACGAACACTTCCTTCCCGCCTTCGAGGCGGGCCTTGCCGAGCACGCCGCCGAAATCGAGGAGATCGCCAACTCCGCGGAGCCGCCGACCTTCGAGAACACGATCGTCGCCCTCGAGAAGTCCGGCAGGCTGCTGTCCCGCGTGTCCAGCGTGTTCTTCAACCTCGCCGGATCGAACGCGAACGACGAGATCCAGCGCGTGCAGGCCGAGATGGCGCCGCGGCTGGCCGCGCACGCCGACGCCATCAACCTGAACCCGGCGTTGTTCGCCAGGATCAACTCCCTGTTCGAGCGCAAGGACGAACTCGGCCTCGACACGGAGTCGCTCCGCCTCCTGGAGCGGCACCACACCGACGTGCGCCGGGCCGGCGCCGGGCTGCCCGAGGCCGACCAGAAGCGCCTGCGCGAGTTGAACGAGCAGCTTTCGACGCTCTCGACCCGCTTCCAGCAGAACCTGCTCAAGGACACCAACGAACTCGCCGTGGTCGTCGACGACGTCGCGGAGCTCGCGGGACTGGGCGAGGACGAGATCGCCACCGCCGCCGAAACCGCCGGCGAGGAAGGCAAGTACGTCCTCAAACTGACCTTGCCGACGGCGCAGGCAGCGTTGGCCTCGTTGGAGGATCGTGCGCTGCGCGAGCGGATCTTCACCGCGTCGGTCTCGCGCGGCAACCGGGGCAACGAGTCCGACAACAACGGGGTCGTGGCCGAACTGGTCCGCCTGCGGGCCGAGCGGGCCGCCGTACTCGGCTTCCCCGACCACGCGTCGTACGTCATCGAGGACGAGACCGCGAAGACCGCTCAGGCCGCCGTCGGGCTCCTGGAACGTCTCGCGCCGGTCGCGGTCGCCAACGCCAAGGCGGAGGCCGAAGAACTGCAGCGCTACCTCGAAGCCGACATCCCCGGCGCGGTCCTGCGCCCGTGGGACTGGGCGTTCTACGCCGAGCGCGTGCGCAAGGACCGGTTCGAGGTCGACACCGCGGCGCTGCGCCCGTACTTCGAGCTGAACCGCGTGCTGACCGATGGCGTCTTCTTCGCCGCGTCGAAGCTCTACGGTCTGAGCTTCACCGAGCGGGAGGACCTGCCGAAGTACCACCCCGAGGTCCGGATCTTCGAGGTCTTCGACGCCGACGGCTCGGAACTCGGCCTGTTCCTGCTCGACTACTACGCCCGCGACTCCAAGCGCGGCGGCGCCTGGATGAACAACTTCGTCGACCAGACGAAGCTCCTGGGCACCAAGACCGTCGTGGTGAACGTGCTCAACGTCGCCAAACCGCCGGCGGGCGAGCCGACCCTGCTGACCTTCGACGAGGTCGTCACCGCGTTCCACGAGTTCGGGCACGCGCTGCACTCGCTGCTTTCCGACGTCGAGTATCCGATGTTCTCCGGCACCAACGTCCCGCGTGACTTCGTCGAGTACCCCTCGCAGGTCAACGAGATGTGGATGCTGTGGCCCGAGGTGCTGGCCAACTACGCCAAGCACCACGTGACCGGCGAGCCGCTGCCGCAGGAGCAGATCGACAAGCTCCTGGCGTCGCAGCAGTACGGCGAAGGTTTCTCGACCACCGAGTACCTCGCGGCGTCGCTCCTCGACCAGGCGTGGCACGCGCTGGGCACCGAGGACAACGTCGACGACGTCCAGCGGTTCGAGGCCGAGGCGCTGACCAAGGCCGGGGTCGCGCTGGAAGCGGTGCCGCCGCGCTACCGCACCACCTATTTCGCGCATATCTTCAGCGGCGGCTACAGCGCCGGGTACTACTCCTACATCTGGAGCGAGGTCCTCGACGCCGACACCGTCCAGTGGTTCCGCGAGAACGGCGGGCTCTCCAGGGAGAACGGCGACCACTTCCGCCGCGAACTGCTCGGGCGGGGCGGCAGCGTCGACCCGATGGCCGCCTTCCGCGCGTTCCGCGGCCGTGACCCGGAAATCGAGCCGCTGCTGAAGCGCCGCGGCCTCGCCGGGGCCTGA
- a CDS encoding histidine phosphatase family protein has translation MSTVILLRHGKSTANGSGVLAGRTPKVGLDDTGRAQAAALVERLAPVPLAELVVSPMLRCRQTVAKLAEARGLDKVKEPGLSEVDYGEWTGRALKDLVKEPLWRVVQAHPSAAVFPGGEGLAEMQARSVAAVRAHDARITEKYGENAVWLLCSHGDVIKAILADALGQHLDSFQRIVVDPASVSVVRYTETRPFVLRVNDNGGDLAGIAPPPPKAKTKRGKGKQSSDAVVGGTTGA, from the coding sequence GTGAGTACTGTGATCCTTCTGCGCCACGGCAAGTCCACGGCGAACGGTTCTGGCGTCCTGGCCGGGCGCACGCCCAAGGTCGGCCTGGACGACACCGGCCGGGCGCAGGCGGCCGCGCTCGTCGAGCGCCTGGCGCCGGTCCCACTCGCCGAGCTGGTGGTCTCGCCGATGCTCCGCTGCCGCCAGACGGTGGCGAAGCTGGCCGAGGCACGCGGTCTGGACAAGGTCAAAGAGCCCGGTTTGTCCGAAGTGGACTACGGCGAATGGACCGGGCGCGCGCTCAAGGATCTGGTCAAGGAACCCCTCTGGCGGGTCGTGCAGGCGCATCCGTCGGCCGCGGTCTTCCCCGGCGGCGAAGGCCTGGCGGAGATGCAGGCGCGGTCGGTCGCGGCCGTTCGCGCGCACGACGCCCGGATCACCGAGAAATACGGCGAGAACGCGGTATGGCTCTTATGCAGCCATGGCGATGTGATCAAGGCGATCCTCGCCGACGCGCTCGGCCAGCATCTCGATTCCTTCCAGCGGATCGTGGTCGACCCGGCGTCGGTTTCGGTCGTCCGGTACACCGAGACTCGTCCGTTCGTGTTGCGCGTCAACGACAACGGCGGCGACCTCGCCGGTATCGCCCCACCGCCGCCCAAGGCGAAAACCAAGCGTGGCAAGGGAAAACAGAGCTCCGACGCGGTGGTGGGCGGTACCACCGGAGCGTGA
- a CDS encoding aldo/keto reductase, with product MEKRQLGRSGLRVSRMALGTMTWGGDTDSEEAASQLVAFVDAGGTLVDTADIYGEGESERVLGALLGDLVPRDDIVLATKAVARRTDGPFGGGASRGALLSALEGSLRRLGTDHIDLWQLHAWDTTVPVDETLAALEYAVTSGKARYVGVSNYSGWQLATAAARSSAVAPLVSTQVEYSLLERGVDREVVPAAEHHGIGLLPWAPLGRGVLTGKYRSGTPADSRGASSVFAGYVEHHRTDRAARIVQAVATAADGLGTSPLAVALAWVRDRPGVVAPVVGARDTGQLTGSLTAEDITLPPAIRSALDDVSAIEVGYPERGL from the coding sequence GTGGAAAAGCGACAGCTCGGCCGGTCGGGACTTCGGGTCTCGCGGATGGCCCTCGGGACCATGACGTGGGGTGGCGACACCGACTCGGAGGAGGCGGCCAGCCAGCTGGTCGCGTTCGTCGATGCCGGGGGCACCCTGGTCGACACCGCCGACATCTACGGCGAGGGTGAGAGCGAACGCGTCCTGGGCGCGCTGCTCGGCGACCTGGTCCCCCGCGACGACATCGTGCTCGCCACCAAGGCCGTCGCCCGCCGCACCGACGGCCCGTTCGGCGGCGGAGCCTCGCGCGGTGCCCTGCTGAGCGCGCTCGAAGGCTCGCTGCGACGGCTCGGCACCGACCACATCGACCTGTGGCAACTGCACGCCTGGGACACCACCGTGCCGGTCGACGAGACGCTCGCGGCCCTCGAATACGCCGTGACCAGCGGAAAGGCCCGCTACGTCGGCGTCTCCAACTACTCGGGCTGGCAGCTGGCGACCGCCGCGGCCCGCAGTTCGGCCGTCGCCCCGCTCGTCTCGACGCAGGTCGAGTACTCGCTGCTGGAGCGCGGAGTCGATCGCGAGGTCGTCCCCGCGGCCGAGCATCACGGCATCGGGCTCCTGCCGTGGGCGCCGCTCGGCCGGGGCGTGCTCACCGGCAAGTACCGCAGCGGGACGCCCGCCGATTCGCGCGGCGCTTCGAGCGTTTTCGCGGGCTATGTCGAACATCACCGGACCGATCGCGCGGCCAGGATCGTGCAGGCGGTCGCGACGGCCGCCGACGGCCTCGGCACCTCGCCGCTGGCGGTCGCGCTGGCCTGGGTCCGCGACCGGCCCGGAGTGGTCGCGCCCGTGGTCGGAGCCCGTGACACCGGTCAGCTGACCGGCTCGCTCACCGCCGAGGACATCACGCTCCCGCCCGCCATCCGCTCGGCGCTCGACGACGTCAGCGCGATCGAGGTCGGGTACCCGGAACGCGGCCTCTGA
- a CDS encoding LLM class F420-dependent oxidoreductase: MRLGLNLGYWGAGNDAANLALAKKADELDYAVVWAAEAYGSDAPTVLSWVAAQTSRIDVGSAVLQIPARTPAMTAMTAATLDTLSGGRFRLGLGVSGPQVSEGWHGVKFASPLGRTREYVEIVRKALSRERVRYDGDHFQLPLPGGPGKALTLTVHPVREEIPVYLAAIGPKNLELTGEIANGWLPVFYSPEHAGEQLKLIQAGADKAGRSLDGFDVVPTVPLVVGDDWKACADAVRGYAALYIGGMGSREKNFYNQLACRMGFEREAADVQQKYLGRDYEGAMAAVPLEFIDATSLLGPKERVAERMQAFAESGVTTLTVAPAMPDPEGSAHALQVTAEAVESAGVA, translated from the coding sequence GTGCGACTCGGACTGAACTTGGGCTATTGGGGCGCGGGGAACGACGCGGCCAACCTGGCATTGGCGAAGAAGGCGGACGAACTGGACTACGCGGTCGTCTGGGCCGCGGAGGCCTACGGTTCGGACGCGCCGACGGTGCTCTCGTGGGTGGCGGCGCAGACCTCACGGATCGACGTGGGCAGCGCGGTGTTGCAGATCCCCGCGCGGACACCGGCGATGACCGCGATGACCGCCGCGACCCTGGACACGCTTTCCGGCGGCCGGTTCCGCCTCGGCCTCGGTGTTTCCGGTCCGCAGGTCTCCGAGGGCTGGCACGGCGTGAAGTTCGCGTCGCCGCTCGGCCGCACTCGCGAATACGTCGAGATCGTCCGCAAGGCGCTCAGCCGCGAGCGGGTCCGGTACGACGGCGACCACTTCCAGCTGCCGCTGCCTGGCGGGCCCGGCAAGGCACTGACCCTGACCGTGCACCCTGTGCGCGAAGAGATCCCCGTGTACCTGGCCGCCATCGGCCCGAAGAACCTCGAACTGACCGGTGAGATCGCGAACGGCTGGCTGCCGGTCTTCTACTCGCCCGAGCACGCCGGTGAGCAGCTGAAGCTGATCCAGGCCGGGGCGGACAAGGCCGGGCGCTCCCTCGACGGATTCGACGTCGTCCCCACCGTCCCGCTCGTGGTCGGTGACGACTGGAAGGCCTGCGCCGACGCGGTCCGCGGGTACGCGGCGCTGTACATCGGCGGGATGGGCAGCCGGGAGAAGAACTTCTACAACCAGCTCGCCTGCCGGATGGGTTTCGAGCGCGAAGCGGCCGACGTCCAGCAGAAGTATCTGGGCAGGGACTACGAGGGCGCCATGGCGGCCGTCCCGCTGGAGTTCATCGACGCGACGTCGCTGCTGGGGCCCAAGGAGCGCGTCGCGGAGCGGATGCAGGCCTTCGCGGAGTCCGGTGTCACGACGCTGACCGTCGCGCCCGCCATGCCGGATCCCGAGGGCTCCGCACACGCCCTCCAGGTCACCGCCGAAGCCGTCGAATCGGCCGGTGTCGCCTGA
- a CDS encoding aminotransferase-like domain-containing protein has translation MSDSSTSALVLQLRSLIRTAAAGDRLPSSRELIERYRVGPVTVSRAIALLAAEGAVVTRPGSGTYVAARPSTADGPLDTAWQTVALTDRSVDTTSLTGVLGPPPEGAILLDGGYPHRSLQATRFLSAALARAGRRPDSWDRAPASGLAALRSVFAGPAGASPDDVLITAGGQSGLSMAFRAIAAPGSPVLVESPTYPGALAAARAAGLRPVPVPLDDDGVRPDLLAEAFAMTGARLFYCQPTFHNPTGTVLTPERRTHVLEVARAAGAFVLEDDFARHLSHGATAPRPLITDDRDGTVVHLTSVTKAAAPSLRIGALIARGPVLDRMKAIRRVDDFFVSRPLQEAALELLSAPSWERHVRKLGSELRQRCGKAAATLAGECPEWTVARLPEGGLHLWVRLPAGSDANAVARAARERGVVVGAGDRFFAAEPAGPFLRLGFAAANDVAELVEGIKRLR, from the coding sequence ATGTCGGATAGTAGCACTTCCGCACTCGTTCTCCAGTTGCGTTCCCTGATCCGCACGGCGGCCGCGGGGGACCGGTTGCCCAGCAGCCGCGAGCTGATCGAGCGCTACCGAGTCGGCCCGGTGACCGTCTCGCGCGCGATCGCTCTGCTGGCGGCCGAGGGCGCTGTCGTGACCCGCCCCGGAAGCGGGACGTATGTGGCGGCCAGGCCGTCGACGGCGGACGGGCCACTCGACACGGCGTGGCAGACCGTCGCGCTGACCGATCGCAGCGTCGACACCACATCGCTCACCGGCGTCCTCGGCCCGCCACCGGAGGGCGCGATCCTGCTCGACGGCGGATATCCACACCGATCACTGCAGGCGACCCGTTTCCTGAGCGCGGCGCTCGCGCGGGCGGGGCGCCGTCCGGATTCCTGGGATCGGGCCCCCGCTTCCGGACTGGCCGCGTTGAGGTCGGTGTTCGCAGGCCCGGCCGGTGCGTCACCGGACGACGTCCTGATCACCGCCGGCGGCCAGAGCGGGCTCTCCATGGCGTTCCGGGCGATCGCGGCGCCCGGCAGCCCGGTCCTCGTCGAATCGCCGACCTATCCGGGAGCGCTCGCCGCCGCACGGGCGGCGGGGCTCCGCCCGGTGCCGGTTCCCCTCGACGACGACGGGGTCCGGCCGGATCTGCTGGCGGAGGCGTTCGCGATGACCGGCGCCCGGCTCTTCTACTGCCAGCCCACTTTCCACAACCCGACCGGGACCGTGCTCACGCCGGAACGCCGCACTCACGTCCTCGAGGTGGCGCGCGCGGCGGGCGCTTTCGTGCTGGAGGACGACTTCGCGCGGCACCTCTCGCATGGAGCCACGGCACCGCGTCCGCTGATCACCGACGATCGCGACGGCACGGTCGTGCATCTGACGTCGGTGACCAAAGCCGCCGCGCCGAGCCTCCGGATCGGGGCGCTGATCGCGCGTGGACCCGTTCTCGACCGGATGAAGGCGATCCGGCGGGTCGACGATTTCTTCGTCTCCCGTCCGCTGCAGGAGGCGGCCCTCGAACTGCTCAGCGCGCCGTCCTGGGAACGTCACGTGCGGAAGCTGGGCTCCGAACTGCGGCAGCGATGCGGAAAGGCGGCCGCGACGCTGGCGGGGGAGTGTCCTGAGTGGACTGTCGCGCGGTTGCCCGAGGGCGGATTGCATCTGTGGGTGCGGTTGCCGGCGGGGAGTGATGCGAACGCGGTCGCTCGCGCGGCGAGGGAGCGGGGAGTCGTGGTGGGCGCGGGGGACCGGTTCTTCGCCGCCGAGCCGGCCGGACCGTTCCTCCGGCTCGGCTTCGCCGCCGCGAACGACGTCGCCGAGCTCGTCGAAGGCATCAAGCGGCTCCGTTAA
- a CDS encoding undecaprenyl-diphosphate phosphatase produces the protein MGWFEALVLGLVQGLTEFLPISSSAHLRITAALAGWDDPGAAFTAVTQIGTELAVILYFSSKIGKILRAWFFSIYKKDWRQDPDARLGWLIIVGSLPIVVLGLLLQDAIDETFRDLRITATTLIVFGLILLVADRIGKQERTLDHLTVPHGLGFGFAQALALIPGVSRSGGTTSAGLLLGYTRAEAAEYSFLLALPAVFGSGLYKLTDIGKDGAPAQWGPTILATLVAFGVGYAVIAWLMSYIKTKSFVPFVIYRLVLGALLFVLIFTGVLDPQEGPHL, from the coding sequence ATGGGATGGTTCGAAGCACTGGTCCTCGGGCTCGTCCAGGGCCTCACGGAGTTCCTGCCGATCTCGTCCAGCGCGCATCTGCGGATCACCGCGGCGCTCGCCGGCTGGGACGACCCGGGCGCCGCGTTCACCGCGGTGACCCAGATCGGTACCGAACTCGCGGTCATCCTGTACTTCTCGTCGAAGATCGGGAAGATCCTCCGCGCCTGGTTCTTCTCGATCTACAAGAAGGACTGGCGTCAGGATCCCGACGCCCGGCTGGGCTGGCTGATCATCGTCGGCTCGCTGCCGATCGTGGTGCTGGGCCTGCTGCTGCAGGACGCCATCGACGAAACCTTCCGTGACCTGCGGATCACCGCGACCACGCTGATCGTGTTCGGCCTGATCCTCCTGGTGGCCGACCGCATCGGGAAGCAGGAGCGCACCCTCGACCACCTGACGGTGCCGCACGGTCTCGGCTTCGGGTTCGCGCAGGCGCTGGCGCTGATCCCGGGTGTCTCGCGTTCCGGTGGCACCACGAGCGCCGGGCTCCTGCTCGGCTACACCCGCGCCGAGGCGGCTGAATACTCCTTCCTGCTGGCGCTGCCGGCGGTGTTCGGCTCGGGGCTGTACAAGCTGACCGACATCGGCAAGGACGGCGCCCCGGCGCAGTGGGGGCCGACGATCCTGGCGACGCTGGTCGCGTTCGGCGTCGGGTACGCCGTCATCGCGTGGCTGATGTCGTACATCAAGACCAAGAGCTTCGTGCCGTTCGTGATCTACCGGCTGGTGCTCGGTGCGCTGCTATTCGTCCTGATCTTCACCGGCGTCCTGGACCCCCAAGAGGGCCCGCACCTGTAA
- a CDS encoding aminotransferase class V-fold PLP-dependent enzyme, which translates to MKDHDSATGNRTESLLDIPALRADTPGSEKVVHFNNAGCGLLAKPVLAAMLDHLNLEAEFGGYEAAAARSDQVAGFYRETAALINARPRNIAFAASATHAYSTALSSIRFEPGDIVLTTRNDFISNQIAFLSLRKRFGVEIVHAPDTREGGVDVEAMAALMRTRKPKLVAATHIPTNSGLVQPVAEIGRHCRELGLLYLVDACQSVGQYPIDVEEIGADLLTSTCRKFLRGPRGSGFLFVSDRFLEAGHEPLFIDMHGARWSAPGTYEPAKSASRFEEWEFPYATVLGCATAARYAREVGLEAISRRTPALAARLRDGLRAIAGIEVLDRGPELGALVTFSIKGWEAVPFKAAMDARRINSALSYREFAQFDFGDKDVDWCLRLSPHYYNTEREVDDVAAAVAELAA; encoded by the coding sequence ATGAAAGACCATGATAGTGCTACTGGAAATCGCACGGAATCACTACTGGACATTCCCGCGCTGCGGGCCGATACACCGGGCAGCGAGAAGGTCGTCCACTTCAACAACGCGGGCTGCGGACTGCTGGCGAAGCCGGTACTGGCCGCCATGCTCGATCATCTGAATCTCGAAGCCGAGTTCGGCGGCTACGAGGCCGCCGCGGCACGGTCGGATCAGGTCGCCGGCTTCTACCGCGAGACCGCCGCGTTGATCAACGCTCGGCCCCGCAACATCGCCTTCGCGGCGAGCGCCACCCACGCCTACTCGACCGCGCTTTCCTCGATCCGGTTCGAGCCCGGCGACATCGTGCTCACCACCCGCAACGACTTCATCTCCAACCAGATCGCGTTCCTGTCGCTGCGGAAGCGGTTCGGGGTCGAGATCGTGCACGCACCGGACACGCGGGAAGGCGGTGTCGACGTCGAGGCCATGGCGGCCCTGATGCGCACGAGGAAACCTAAACTGGTCGCCGCCACGCATATCCCGACCAACTCGGGGCTCGTCCAGCCGGTCGCCGAGATCGGGCGGCATTGCCGGGAGCTCGGTCTGCTGTATCTGGTCGACGCCTGCCAGTCGGTCGGCCAGTACCCCATCGACGTCGAAGAGATCGGCGCCGACCTGCTCACTTCGACGTGCCGCAAATTCCTGCGTGGCCCACGCGGTTCGGGGTTCCTGTTCGTGTCCGACCGGTTCCTCGAAGCCGGGCACGAGCCGCTGTTCATCGACATGCACGGCGCCCGCTGGAGCGCGCCCGGCACGTATGAACCCGCGAAGTCGGCTTCCCGGTTCGAGGAATGGGAATTCCCTTACGCCACCGTGCTCGGCTGCGCGACGGCGGCGAGGTATGCCCGTGAGGTCGGCCTGGAGGCGATCTCACGACGCACCCCCGCGCTCGCGGCCAGGCTGCGGGACGGTCTCCGCGCCATCGCGGGCATCGAAGTGCTCGACCGTGGCCCGGAACTGGGTGCCTTGGTGACGTTCTCCATCAAGGGCTGGGAGGCCGTGCCCTTCAAAGCGGCGATGGACGCCAGGCGGATCAACTCGGCGCTCAGCTACCGGGAGTTCGCGCAGTTCGACTTCGGGGACAAGGACGTCGACTGGTGCCTGCGGCTGAGTCCGCATTACTACAACACCGAGCGGGAAGTGGACGACGTCGCCGCGGCCGTCGCCGAACTCGCCGCCTGA